A genome region from Cervus elaphus chromosome 18, mCerEla1.1, whole genome shotgun sequence includes the following:
- the SYPL1 gene encoding synaptophysin-like protein 1, protein MSSFQLNLNPLKEPLGFIKVLEWIASIFAFATCGGFKGKTEIQVSCDKGAENKTITATFGYPFRLNEASFQAPQGVNVCHVNWKNYVLIGDYSSSAQFYVTFAVFVFLYCIAALLLYVGYTNLYRDNRKLPMTDFVITIVATFLWLVSTSAWAKALTDIKTATGPSIVQELKPCSAQGTLCQFVSVTSMGSLNVSVIFGFLNMILWGGNAWFVYKETSFHSPSNTTSQGGIPPPTGI, encoded by the exons ATTGCTTCTATCTTTGCTTTTGCTACCTGTGGAGGTTTTAAGGGCAAAACAGAAATTCAAGTGTCTTGTGATAAAGGTGCTGAGAATAAAACGATTACAGCTACTTTTGGTTATCCATTCAG GTTGAATGAGGCATCATTTCAGGCACCTCAAGGTGTAAATGTCTGTCATGTAAATTGGAAAAATTATGTCCTTATTGGAGATTACTCCTCTTCCGCGCAGTTCTATGTTACTTTTGCAGTCTTTGTCTTCCTGTACTGCATTGCTGCTCTTCTGCTTTATGTTGGTTACACAAACCTGTATCGTGATAATCGAAAGCTTCCCATGACT GACTTTGTAATTACTATTGTTGCAACTTTTTTGTGGTTGGTGAGCACTTCAGCCTGGGCTAAAGCTCTTACAGATATTAAAACAGCTACCGGTCCCAGCATTGTCCAGGAGCTTAAGCCTTGTAGTGCTCAAGGAACGTTGTGCCAGTTCGTCTCTGTAACAAGTATGGGGTCCCTAAACGTATCTGTG atCTTTGGCTTTCTGAATATGATACTTTGGGGAGGAAATGCATGGTTTGTGTACAAGGAGACCAGCTTTCACAGTCCATCAAATACTACTTCTCAAGGAGGTATTCCTCCTCCAACTGGAATATAA